From the genome of Psychrilyobacter atlanticus DSM 19335, one region includes:
- a CDS encoding LicD family protein, with product MEYIKDIISKLGLFNLIKKIFRKPLLKYKSARFHKNSEDVLKKIYEIMKESNFQLWFEYGTLLGAVRENDFIKHDYDLDFGMKYEANKIEKIGEKLLANGFKRVRRIALKDKVMEETYSLNGVFLDIFYFLESEENFIGYVFEAEKNMSFNETIKQKGGLITNELKLTKFSLEKIKFKGLDVLIPRNSDEHLKECYGKNYMIPNSNWQPCHNNRRKKIEILGKLK from the coding sequence ATGGAGTATATAAAGGATATTATAAGTAAATTGGGGTTATTTAATTTAATAAAAAAAATATTTAGAAAGCCTTTATTAAAATATAAATCAGCAAGATTTCATAAAAATTCTGAAGATGTCTTAAAAAAAATATATGAAATTATGAAAGAAAGTAACTTTCAACTTTGGTTTGAGTATGGGACATTATTAGGGGCAGTAAGAGAAAATGACTTCATAAAGCATGATTATGATTTGGATTTTGGAATGAAATATGAAGCTAATAAGATAGAAAAAATTGGTGAAAAATTATTAGCGAATGGGTTTAAAAGAGTTAGGAGGATAGCTTTAAAGGATAAGGTAATGGAAGAAACATACAGTTTAAATGGAGTTTTTTTAGATATATTTTATTTCTTAGAATCAGAAGAAAACTTTATAGGGTATGTATTTGAAGCAGAAAAAAATATGAGTTTTAATGAAACAATAAAGCAAAAAGGAGGATTAATAACGAATGAACTTAAACTAACAAAATTTTCTTTAGAAAAAATTAAATTTAAAGGTTTAGACGTTTTAATCCCTAGAAATTCAGATGAACATCTAAAAGAGTGTTATGGTAAAAATTATATGATACCGAATAGTAATTGGCAACCGTGTCACAATAATAGGCGAAAAAAAATAGAAATATTAGGAAAATTAAAGTGA
- a CDS encoding dTDP-glucose 4,6-dehydratase, with protein MKTYLITGAAGFIGANFLKYKLKQNDSNKYIVLDALTYAGNLGTISEEIKDKRVTFVKGDICNKELVENIFMNNDIDFVVNFAAESHVDRSIEDPGIFLKTNILGTQTLMDIAKQHWTVGKDEFGYPIYKDGKKFLQVSTDEVYGSLEREFPEGQQLDVTSDGIKEVLKGREAMPKVFGSKFFTESTPLDPRSPYATSKTGADMLVRAYDETYHFPVNVTRCSNNYGPYHFPEKLIPLIIKNILEGKKLPVYGDGKQVRDWLYVEDHCKGIDMVIDGGKLGEAYNIGGFNEETNINIVKMTIDTIKRLVTSDEVTGDSRKIKDEYKNIVKTDISNINYDLITYVQDRLGHDARYAIDPTKTVKELGFYPETPFVVGIEKTIKWYLDNQEWVNDVVSGDYAKYYEEMYNK; from the coding sequence ATGAAAACATATTTAATAACAGGTGCCGCTGGATTTATAGGTGCCAATTTTTTAAAATACAAATTAAAGCAAAATGATAGTAATAAATATATAGTTTTAGATGCTTTAACCTATGCAGGAAACCTAGGAACTATCAGTGAAGAGATAAAGGATAAAAGGGTAACCTTTGTTAAAGGAGATATCTGCAACAAAGAGTTAGTTGAAAATATTTTCATGAATAATGATATTGACTTTGTAGTAAATTTTGCAGCAGAATCTCATGTAGACAGGTCTATCGAAGATCCTGGGATATTTTTAAAAACGAATATCCTGGGAACCCAGACTTTGATGGATATAGCCAAACAACACTGGACTGTCGGAAAGGATGAATTTGGATATCCGATCTATAAGGATGGAAAAAAATTCTTGCAGGTAAGTACTGATGAAGTTTATGGAAGTTTGGAAAGAGAATTCCCGGAAGGTCAACAATTAGATGTAACCAGTGATGGGATAAAAGAAGTTCTTAAAGGCAGAGAAGCTATGCCTAAAGTTTTTGGGAGTAAGTTCTTTACTGAAAGTACTCCTCTAGATCCTAGATCACCCTATGCTACTTCTAAAACAGGTGCCGATATGCTGGTAAGAGCTTATGATGAAACTTATCACTTTCCAGTAAATGTAACAAGGTGTTCTAACAACTACGGCCCTTACCATTTCCCTGAAAAATTAATTCCACTTATAATTAAAAATATATTGGAAGGGAAAAAACTTCCGGTATATGGAGATGGGAAACAGGTCAGAGACTGGCTCTACGTAGAGGACCACTGTAAGGGCATAGATATGGTAATAGATGGCGGGAAACTTGGTGAGGCATATAACATCGGTGGATTCAATGAAGAAACTAATATTAATATTGTGAAGATGACCATTGATACGATAAAAAGACTAGTGACTAGTGATGAAGTGACAGGTGACAGCAGAAAAATTAAAGATGAATATAAAAATATAGTAAAAACGGATATTAGTAATATTAATTATGATCTGATAACTTATGTACAGGACAGATTGGGGCATGATGCCAGATACGCTATCGATCCCACTAAGACTGTAAAGGAATTAGGTTTTTATCCAGAGACTCCATTTGTTGTAGGAATAGAAAAAACTATCAAGTGGTATTTAGATAATCAAGAATGGGTAAATGATGTAGTCAGTGGTGACTATGCCAAATACTATGAGGAGATGTATAATAAATAA
- a CDS encoding MFS transporter → MEERKRKKLNTWLFIVIYAFMGILAGVALDTMVTFLDASESTKAVAASMSIIMGIGFVGGAGLLFFIPKVGYKKILLTGPIIISAGILMITKIHNVSIVFICAGLVMIGVCMFDAILPPFLSCYTTDEERQKVFSTTIWTNILGMVIGTWVGGRLIATRFSSRLGLSYEEGSKLTEDIKNFSPEQLTQYIGAHSDVLLIFIGVALISMIPIFILKEEKKDYTKVTADVGKTKVKTNWKDFANKYVIFFLAFGFLIRLGAALVTPYFPIYLSRMGIDRATTSSLISYQYFAMVIFVAVSPWIVKRIGRVGALGGLALVSIPFMLVIANGAMFGAYKVIAIGMALFLRSGFMNASQPVQQSLPMEFVSKEMRPAYSSIIFIIQGSAQFIAGGLGMKFLFSRPGGYAMAYYVTGTIYIIASLMLIVVFYKKYNRVHAVEEFKVSEEMA, encoded by the coding sequence ATGGAGGAGAGAAAGAGAAAAAAACTGAACACGTGGTTATTTATTGTTATTTACGCTTTTATGGGGATCTTAGCAGGAGTAGCACTGGATACTATGGTAACTTTTTTAGATGCGTCGGAAAGCACTAAAGCTGTAGCGGCTAGTATGTCTATAATAATGGGTATTGGGTTTGTTGGAGGAGCAGGATTGTTATTTTTTATACCTAAAGTTGGATATAAAAAAATCCTTCTTACAGGACCAATTATTATAAGTGCAGGAATACTTATGATAACTAAGATACATAATGTTTCTATTGTATTTATATGTGCAGGACTTGTGATGATAGGAGTATGTATGTTTGACGCTATACTTCCTCCATTTTTAAGTTGCTATACTACAGATGAAGAGAGACAAAAGGTTTTTTCTACAACAATCTGGACAAACATTTTAGGTATGGTAATAGGAACCTGGGTTGGTGGAAGATTAATTGCAACTAGATTTTCTTCTAGATTAGGTCTTTCATATGAAGAGGGGAGTAAACTTACAGAGGATATTAAGAATTTTAGTCCTGAGCAATTGACTCAATATATAGGAGCTCATAGTGATGTACTCCTAATCTTTATAGGAGTAGCACTGATTAGTATGATTCCTATCTTTATCTTAAAGGAAGAAAAAAAGGATTATACAAAAGTAACAGCAGATGTAGGGAAAACAAAAGTAAAAACAAACTGGAAAGATTTTGCTAATAAATATGTTATCTTCTTCTTGGCCTTTGGATTCTTGATCAGATTAGGAGCGGCTCTAGTAACACCATATTTCCCAATTTATTTAAGTAGAATGGGAATAGATAGAGCTACAACTTCTTCACTTATTTCATACCAGTACTTTGCAATGGTAATATTTGTAGCAGTATCACCTTGGATAGTAAAGAGAATTGGAAGGGTAGGAGCTTTAGGAGGTTTAGCCCTTGTATCAATACCATTTATGCTGGTAATAGCAAATGGTGCTATGTTTGGAGCCTATAAGGTAATAGCTATTGGAATGGCATTATTTTTAAGATCAGGATTTATGAATGCTTCTCAACCGGTACAACAAAGTTTACCTATGGAGTTTGTATCTAAAGAGATGAGACCAGCTTATAGTTCAATAATATTTATAATTCAAGGGTCGGCTCAATTTATAGCTGGTGGATTGGGAATGAAATTTTTATTCTCTAGACCAGGAGGATATGCAATGGCTTATTATGTTACAGGAACGATATATATAATTGCTTCACTTATGCTTATAGTAGTTTTCTATAAGAAATATAACAGAGTGCATGCAGTGGAAGAGTTTAAGGTTTCAGAAGAGATGGCGTAA
- the argS gene encoding arginine--tRNA ligase, which produces MLLIEKEIAGIFNQMVENSFEGVEGLREVDIQPATNDKFGDFQTNFAMTNSKIIGNNPRAIATKLLEGFFENEIIEKLEIAGPGFINIYLKEEYLGKRINSMTTEKYDFSFLDTHGDVIIDYSSPNIAKRMHIGHLRSTIIGDSIKRIYNHLGYNTVADNHIGDWGTQFGKLIIGYRNWLDQDAYKAAPIDELERVYVKFAVESEHNKELDDQARLELKKLHEGDEENYKLWKEFIKVSLDEYNKVYKRLDIEFDTYFGESHYHDIMPGVIEELKEKKIAVESEGAQVVFFPEETKLNPCLVQKGDGAYLYATSDIATVKFRKENYDVNKLVYVTDERQQDHFKQFFAITEMMDWDIEKKHIWFGIMRFADGIFSSRKGNVIKLEELLDEAKRRALEVVEEKNPTLSTEEKEIIAEVVGTGAVKYADLSQNRQSAIIFEWDKILSFEGNTGPYLQYTYARIQSILRKGAEASKNLDENAEVKFIEKAEKALTLHMNQFPAAVLKASTTYKPNLITDYLFDLAKKFNTFYNACPILNQEDKILYSRLLIADRTAKTLKEGLGLLGMKTVDRM; this is translated from the coding sequence ATGTTACTTATTGAAAAAGAGATAGCAGGTATATTTAATCAGATGGTAGAAAATTCATTTGAAGGGGTAGAAGGGCTAAGGGAAGTTGATATCCAGCCAGCTACAAATGATAAATTTGGAGATTTCCAAACAAATTTTGCTATGACGAATTCTAAAATAATAGGAAATAATCCAAGAGCCATAGCTACTAAATTATTAGAGGGATTCTTTGAAAATGAGATCATTGAAAAGTTAGAGATCGCAGGACCTGGATTCATTAACATATATTTAAAGGAAGAATATTTAGGAAAAAGAATAAATAGTATGACTACTGAAAAATATGATTTTTCATTTTTAGATACCCATGGAGATGTAATTATAGATTACTCTTCTCCTAATATTGCCAAAAGAATGCACATAGGTCATCTTAGATCTACTATCATAGGTGATTCTATCAAGAGAATATATAACCACTTAGGATATAACACAGTAGCAGATAACCATATCGGTGACTGGGGAACTCAGTTTGGAAAATTAATCATTGGATATAGAAACTGGCTGGATCAGGATGCGTATAAGGCAGCTCCTATTGATGAATTAGAGAGGGTATATGTAAAGTTTGCTGTGGAGTCAGAGCATAACAAGGAATTAGATGATCAGGCAAGATTGGAGTTAAAAAAATTACATGAAGGTGACGAAGAAAATTATAAACTTTGGAAGGAGTTTATAAAGGTATCGTTAGATGAATACAATAAGGTATACAAGAGGTTGGATATTGAATTTGATACATATTTCGGAGAATCTCACTACCATGACATAATGCCAGGAGTTATAGAGGAATTAAAGGAAAAGAAGATAGCTGTGGAATCTGAAGGAGCCCAAGTTGTATTTTTCCCTGAGGAAACAAAATTAAATCCATGTTTAGTACAAAAAGGAGACGGGGCATACTTATATGCAACTTCAGATATAGCTACAGTTAAATTCAGAAAAGAAAACTATGATGTAAATAAATTGGTTTATGTAACTGATGAAAGACAACAGGATCACTTTAAGCAATTCTTCGCAATAACTGAGATGATGGATTGGGATATTGAAAAGAAGCATATCTGGTTTGGAATAATGAGATTTGCTGACGGTATATTCTCTTCTAGAAAGGGAAATGTAATCAAATTAGAAGAACTTTTAGATGAAGCTAAAAGAAGAGCATTAGAAGTTGTAGAGGAAAAAAATCCTACACTGTCTACAGAAGAAAAAGAAATAATTGCAGAAGTAGTTGGAACTGGAGCAGTTAAATATGCTGACCTTTCTCAAAATAGACAGAGTGCAATAATATTTGAATGGGATAAAATCTTAAGTTTTGAAGGAAACACAGGACCTTATTTACAATATACATATGCAAGAATTCAGTCTATCCTTAGAAAAGGAGCAGAAGCTTCTAAAAACTTAGATGAAAATGCTGAAGTTAAATTCATAGAAAAAGCAGAAAAAGCATTGACACTGCATATGAATCAATTCCCAGCAGCGGTATTAAAAGCTTCTACAACATATAAGCCAAACTTAATCACAGATTATTTATTTGATCTAGCTAAGAAATTTAATACGTTCTATAATGCTTGTCCAATATTAAATCAAGAGGATAAGATTTTATACTCTAGATTATTGATTGCAGATAGAACAGCTAAAACTCTAAAAGAGGGATTAGGATTATTAGGAATGAAAACAGTAGATAGAATGTAG
- a CDS encoding polyphenol oxidase family protein, whose translation MFIKKDKYYEIEEFDNLGIGAIYTTKDLMDSRIIKQDPVSKNRIKKLLDIEDKTIVFAGQTHSVNIAVVGDKAKDIYLDTDGFITKNKELVLFTQYADCLPIYAYDKKNQVIGLCHAGWKGAFDGIQKNMIEKMNSEYGSLAEDIIIGLGIGISVDSYPVGDEFFEAYYRRYGKEMTRLVFAIKSDRYYYDNIEFNKQILLRLGIREENIIISNSCTYRDEFHSYRRDGDLSGRNGAFIYFKKK comes from the coding sequence ATGTTTATAAAAAAAGATAAATACTATGAGATAGAGGAATTTGACAATTTAGGAATAGGAGCAATCTATACCACTAAAGATTTAATGGATAGCAGGATAATAAAGCAGGATCCGGTATCTAAAAATAGGATAAAAAAACTTTTGGATATAGAGGATAAAACTATAGTTTTTGCAGGGCAGACCCACTCTGTAAATATAGCAGTAGTAGGAGATAAGGCAAAAGATATCTATCTGGATACTGATGGATTTATAACTAAAAATAAAGAGTTGGTTTTATTTACCCAGTATGCAGACTGTCTGCCCATATATGCCTATGACAAGAAAAATCAGGTGATAGGACTCTGCCATGCAGGATGGAAGGGAGCCTTTGACGGGATACAAAAAAATATGATAGAAAAGATGAACTCTGAATATGGATCTTTGGCAGAAGATATTATAATCGGACTGGGAATAGGAATATCTGTTGATAGCTACCCAGTGGGTGATGAGTTCTTTGAGGCTTATTACAGGCGATATGGCAAGGAGATGACAAGGTTGGTATTTGCCATAAAATCAGATAGATACTATTACGATAATATAGAATTTAATAAACAGATATTGTTGAGACTGGGAATAAGAGAAGAAAATATAATAATTTCTAATAGTTGTACTTATAGGGATGAATTTCATTCTTACAGAAGGGACGGGGATCTAAGTGGCAGAAATGGAGCATTCATATACTTTAAGAAAAAATAA
- a CDS encoding aminopeptidase P family protein yields the protein MFSKETYIERRKKLKKEMKSGLILIAGNSEASMDYLDNTYEFKQDSSFRYYFGIDRADMFGIIDLDSDKDYIFGYDYTISDIIWMGSQDSLKNEALNFGVENTGSYEDLKVFLENNRNLKVHYHPQYRGENLITLGGLLNKTPEEIKNESSEELCYAIANQRNYKSPEEIEKIEAAVNVTRAMHLKAMQTAKAGMKEYEVTANIQEIMLGNHCTNSFPTICSTNGQTLHNHYHGNTLENGRMLLIDCGAKSASGYCGDMTTTFPVDEKFTPKQAVIYNILIDAYDHAESILKAGITYKEVHLATCFKIAEGLKSLGLITGDLNEVVKNGVHALFMPHGLGHMMGMDVHDMENFGEVIVGYNGEAKSTQFGLSSLRMGRVLEDGFVFTVEPGIYFIPELIKKWKDEGINSEFLNFDKIDEYLNFGGMRYEGDYVIENGKSRRLGLKMPKTIEEVEAERAKAYSNK from the coding sequence ATGTTTAGTAAAGAAACTTATATTGAAAGAAGAAAAAAATTAAAGAAAGAGATGAAATCAGGTCTTATTCTAATTGCTGGAAATAGTGAAGCTAGTATGGACTATTTGGATAATACATACGAGTTCAAACAAGACAGTAGTTTTAGGTATTATTTTGGCATCGATCGGGCTGATATGTTTGGTATTATAGATTTAGATAGCGATAAAGATTATATCTTCGGATATGACTATACCATTTCTGACATAATCTGGATGGGATCTCAAGATTCTTTAAAAAATGAAGCTCTTAATTTTGGAGTAGAAAATACAGGATCATATGAAGACCTAAAGGTATTTTTAGAAAATAACAGAAATCTAAAAGTACATTATCACCCTCAATACAGAGGTGAAAATCTTATAACTTTAGGAGGCCTTTTAAATAAAACTCCAGAAGAGATCAAAAATGAAAGTTCTGAAGAACTCTGTTATGCTATAGCTAACCAGAGAAATTATAAATCTCCCGAGGAGATTGAAAAGATAGAAGCAGCAGTTAATGTTACCCGTGCTATGCACTTGAAGGCTATGCAGACTGCAAAGGCTGGGATGAAGGAATACGAAGTTACAGCTAATATTCAAGAAATAATGTTAGGCAATCACTGCACCAATAGTTTTCCTACTATATGCTCAACTAACGGACAAACTCTCCATAACCACTATCATGGAAACACCCTAGAGAATGGAAGGATGCTCCTCATCGACTGCGGAGCAAAATCAGCTTCAGGTTATTGCGGAGATATGACTACTACTTTTCCTGTAGACGAAAAGTTTACTCCTAAACAAGCTGTAATCTACAACATATTGATAGATGCATATGATCATGCCGAATCTATATTAAAAGCAGGAATTACATATAAGGAAGTTCATTTAGCTACTTGTTTTAAAATTGCAGAAGGACTAAAATCTCTAGGACTTATTACAGGAGATCTGAATGAAGTAGTTAAAAATGGTGTCCATGCACTGTTTATGCCTCATGGATTGGGTCATATGATGGGAATGGATGTACATGATATGGAAAATTTTGGAGAAGTTATTGTAGGATATAATGGAGAAGCAAAATCAACTCAATTTGGATTGTCTTCACTTAGAATGGGAAGAGTCTTAGAAGATGGATTTGTTTTCACAGTAGAACCAGGAATATACTTTATCCCTGAACTTATCAAAAAATGGAAAGATGAAGGTATTAATTCTGAATTTTTAAATTTTGATAAAATTGATGAGTATTTAAACTTTGGTGGTATGAGATATGAAGGTGACTATGTTATTGAAAATGGTAAATCTCGTAGATTAGGATTAAAGATGCCTAAAACTATTGAGGAAGTAGAAGCCGAAAGAGCAAAAGCTTATTCAAATAAATAA
- a CDS encoding FeoA family protein — MACPITFAASDRTLKIVEILGGDRAKGKLLDRGLCIGECLCVSEGSCRGNIILKTKTSKYAVGFGLASKIIVDEI; from the coding sequence ATGGCTTGTCCAATAACATTTGCTGCATCAGATAGAACATTAAAAATTGTTGAAATATTAGGTGGAGATAGGGCAAAGGGAAAACTATTAGACAGAGGACTTTGTATAGGAGAGTGTCTTTGTGTCTCTGAAGGAAGTTGTAGAGGGAATATAATCCTTAAAACAAAAACTTCAAAATATGCAGTAGGATTCGGGTTAGCGAGTAAAATTATCGTAGACGAGATATAG
- a CDS encoding FeoA family protein, with the protein MKLTELNRGEKAIIVKIGKLGELKKRLTDMGITSGEVIKLERNAPLGDPQQFLIKGTGIAIRKEDADHIEIKNVVEIK; encoded by the coding sequence ATGAAGTTAACAGAATTGAACAGAGGGGAAAAAGCCATAATTGTAAAGATAGGAAAATTAGGAGAATTAAAAAAAAGGTTAACAGATATGGGAATAACATCTGGTGAAGTTATTAAGTTAGAAAGAAATGCTCCATTAGGAGACCCACAGCAGTTTTTAATAAAAGGTACAGGAATAGCGATCAGAAAAGAAGATGCAGATCATATAGAAATAAAAAATGTTGTAGAAATTAAATAA
- the feoB gene encoding ferrous iron transport protein B, with translation MIKIAFAGNPNVGKSALINEIAGSSLKVGNWPGVTVEKKEAQFEYKGQTIKLVDLPGVYSLSPYTLEEKITRDYIIDENPDVVINVVDSTNLDRNLYLTMLLKELGKPMIMALNFIDEFEKLNYKLDLKHFEEHIGMEAVPTSALKNRGIKELLEKSLKVAEEHKEQAHSKYELRIDKFLETEMKKVEEFVRTSDEFIPVMKKYSMDFITIKLLEGDNHFLGKLKGYGINRLDLVEESKKRIEDKFDEDVETIFAESRYGAVKGILLHTLKTSLKSRLDFTDKVDKILLNKILGLPIFLILIAGLMGVVFNGAAPLQDWLDGFINGFIGKYAGILVEGTPDWLNSFVLDGLIAGVGGVLVFVPLMLFLYFFLAILEESGYMSRVAFLMDKIMRTMGLNGKAFVPMVLGFGCTVPAIYATRTLEDEKSRRLTALMAPFMSCGARLPVYGLFTAAFFGKTAGMIVMSLYFLGIFVAMIVGLTFRKHEYFKTDDRALLIELPPYRVPSIKMITRSAFTRTGSYLKKATTVIMGVLIILWALTYFPNHGDTENSYMAKFGKTVAPIMKPTGFGDRWEAVAAVVPSIAAKEVVVGFMAQVLPLKETEEETEEVTTFTEDVVEQVKGLGFALKDSFLGVVNISAVGGLFEAPDAETVEEEGVGVVGAVANLWAGDKEGPLKAYSFMVFILLVVPCVVTLAAIKQEFGNKFMWFVTGFLVLVPYVASTLIYQIGRLFI, from the coding sequence ATGATAAAAATTGCGTTTGCAGGAAATCCAAATGTAGGAAAATCAGCATTAATAAATGAAATAGCAGGTTCGTCTTTAAAGGTAGGGAACTGGCCGGGAGTTACAGTAGAAAAAAAAGAAGCACAGTTTGAATATAAGGGGCAAACTATTAAATTAGTAGATCTGCCGGGAGTTTATTCTCTTAGTCCTTATACTTTGGAGGAAAAAATTACTCGTGATTATATCATAGACGAGAATCCAGATGTAGTAATAAACGTAGTAGATTCAACAAATTTAGACAGAAATTTATATCTGACTATGCTGTTAAAAGAATTAGGGAAACCTATGATCATGGCATTGAACTTTATAGATGAATTTGAGAAACTAAACTATAAATTAGATTTAAAGCATTTTGAAGAACACATAGGAATGGAAGCTGTTCCAACAAGTGCATTAAAAAATAGAGGAATAAAAGAATTATTAGAAAAATCTCTAAAAGTAGCAGAGGAACATAAGGAGCAGGCACATTCTAAATATGAATTAAGAATTGATAAATTTTTAGAAACAGAGATGAAAAAAGTAGAAGAGTTTGTCAGAACTAGTGATGAATTTATCCCTGTAATGAAAAAATATTCTATGGATTTTATAACTATAAAATTATTAGAAGGTGACAACCATTTCTTAGGAAAGTTAAAAGGATATGGAATAAATAGACTAGATCTAGTAGAGGAATCTAAAAAAAGGATAGAAGATAAATTTGATGAAGACGTAGAAACTATATTTGCAGAGAGTAGATATGGAGCTGTAAAGGGGATTCTTCTCCATACATTGAAGACATCATTAAAATCAAGATTAGATTTTACAGATAAAGTAGACAAGATCTTACTTAATAAAATTTTGGGATTGCCTATATTTTTAATATTAATTGCAGGTCTTATGGGAGTGGTATTTAACGGTGCAGCTCCATTACAGGACTGGTTAGATGGGTTTATAAATGGATTTATTGGGAAATATGCAGGAATTTTAGTAGAGGGAACACCTGATTGGTTAAATTCATTTGTATTGGATGGATTAATTGCAGGAGTTGGAGGAGTATTAGTATTTGTTCCATTGATGTTATTTTTATATTTCTTCCTGGCTATATTAGAGGAAAGTGGATATATGTCTAGAGTAGCATTTTTAATGGATAAGATCATGAGAACTATGGGATTAAATGGAAAAGCATTTGTACCAATGGTATTAGGGTTTGGGTGTACAGTACCTGCCATCTACGCTACTAGAACTTTAGAAGATGAAAAATCCAGAAGGTTAACTGCTCTAATGGCACCATTTATGTCTTGTGGAGCAAGATTACCGGTATATGGATTATTTACTGCAGCTTTCTTTGGTAAGACTGCTGGGATGATAGTAATGAGTTTATATTTCTTAGGGATTTTTGTAGCTATGATAGTGGGATTAACTTTTAGAAAACATGAATATTTTAAAACAGATGACAGAGCATTATTGATAGAATTGCCACCATACAGAGTACCGAGTATTAAGATGATAACTAGATCAGCGTTCACAAGAACCGGATCGTATTTAAAGAAAGCTACAACAGTAATTATGGGTGTGTTAATAATCTTATGGGCATTAACTTATTTCCCAAATCATGGAGATACAGAAAACTCATATATGGCAAAGTTTGGAAAGACAGTGGCACCGATTATGAAGCCGACAGGTTTTGGAGACAGATGGGAAGCGGTAGCAGCAGTTGTACCAAGTATAGCAGCTAAGGAAGTTGTAGTAGGATTTATGGCTCAAGTGTTACCTCTAAAAGAAACTGAAGAAGAAACTGAAGAAGTTACTACTTTTACAGAAGATGTAGTAGAACAGGTAAAAGGTTTAGGATTTGCATTAAAGGACTCATTCTTAGGAGTAGTAAATATAAGTGCTGTAGGTGGATTATTTGAAGCACCAGATGCAGAGACTGTAGAGGAAGAAGGAGTCGGAGTTGTAGGAGCAGTAGCAAATTTATGGGCCGGAGACAAAGAAGGACCATTAAAAGCATACTCATTTATGGTATTTATCTTATTGGTAGTACCTTGTGTAGTAACATTAGCAGCTATAAAGCAAGAATTTGGGAATAAATTTATGTGGTTCGTAACAGGATTCTTGGTATTAGTACCATATGTTGCCTCTACATTGATCTATCAAATAGGAAGATTATTTATTTAG
- a CDS encoding FeoB-associated Cys-rich membrane protein, which translates to MKTIFLSLILIGISYYSLRSLLKSFKGESKCGGCASAKTCKTKCKIK; encoded by the coding sequence ATGAAAACTATATTTTTAAGTTTAATATTAATAGGTATCTCATATTACTCTTTGAGAAGTTTACTTAAATCGTTTAAAGGCGAATCCAAATGTGGTGGATGTGCTAGTGCTAAAACTTGTAAAACTAAGTGTAAAATAAAATAA
- a CDS encoding 4Fe-4S binding protein → MYIIDKDACIGCGACEGTCPVAAISADTDGKYEISDACIDCSACAGSCPVEAIAAG, encoded by the coding sequence ATGTATATTATTGATAAAGACGCTTGTATCGGATGTGGAGCATGTGAAGGAACTTGTCCAGTAGCAGCAATTTCAGCTGACACAGATGGAAAATATGAAATCTCAGATGCTTGTATCGATTGTTCAGCATGTGCAGGATCATGTCCAGTAGAAGCTATCGCAGCAGGATAA